The following are encoded together in the Candidatus Methylomirabilota bacterium genome:
- a CDS encoding cupin domain-containing protein, giving the protein MLNLTLHPEEGGYYVETYRSNERIPTEALPDRYDGPRSFATAIYYLLTPDAFSAMHRLSTDEIFHFYVGDPVEMLQLSPDGSGKILILGPEILKGMSPQVIVPRGVWQGSRLCPGGRFALLGTTMSPGFEFSDYESGQRDVLVASYPEFRDLIVALTLPHLP; this is encoded by the coding sequence TTGCTGAATCTCACGCTGCATCCAGAAGAAGGTGGATACTACGTAGAGACATACAGATCTAATGAACGTATTCCAACCGAGGCACTTCCGGATCGCTATGATGGTCCTCGGTCCTTTGCGACTGCGATATATTACCTGCTGACACCCGATGCTTTCTCGGCTATGCATCGACTTTCGACGGACGAGATTTTCCACTTTTATGTAGGTGACCCGGTCGAGATGCTTCAGCTATCGCCTGATGGGTCGGGTAAGATTCTTATACTCGGTCCCGAGATCCTGAAGGGGATGAGTCCACAAGTCATCGTCCCGAGAGGCGTATGGCAAGGATCAAGGCTTTGCCCCGGCGGAAGGTTTGCCCTGTTAGGTACGACGATGTCGCCCGGGTTTGAATTTTCCGACTACGAGTCTGGCCAAAGGGACGTGTTGGTGGCATCTTATCCTGAGTTCCGAGATCTCATCGTTGCTCTCACACTCCCTCACCTCCCTTGA
- the rtcA gene encoding RNA 3'-terminal phosphate cyclase — translation MLTIDGSYGEGGGQILRTALALSAVLDRPVLIEKIRARRRNPGLQAQHLAGARALAEIAAAEVEGVAVGSVSLRFAPARIAAGEYRWDVGTAGAISLVLQTILIPLALAPAASRISITGGTHVPWSPPFPYIEQVLLPVLEGMGLRASLTLQRWGFYPKGGGLVEGRVQPSSLHPLILSRRGRLVEIVGLSAVAGVPVTVAERQRDRALSRLRPLETPCRIEICQVEARNPGTILFLLVECEGVRAGFSSLGERGKPAERVADEACDRVIAYLEGVGVADPYLADQLLLPMAIASGSSSLATSAVTEHLLTNRWVIEQFLPGRVRVDGGLGEPGVVTAG, via the coding sequence ATGCTGACCATCGACGGCTCGTACGGGGAAGGGGGAGGCCAAATCCTCCGGACCGCCCTGGCCTTGAGTGCCGTGCTCGATCGTCCGGTGCTGATCGAGAAGATCCGGGCCCGACGGAGGAACCCGGGACTTCAGGCCCAACACCTGGCGGGCGCTAGGGCCCTGGCTGAGATCGCGGCGGCCGAGGTGGAGGGGGTGGCGGTTGGCTCCGTTTCGCTCCGGTTCGCTCCTGCCCGAATTGCTGCGGGGGAGTATCGGTGGGACGTGGGCACAGCCGGGGCCATCTCGTTGGTCTTGCAGACGATCCTGATCCCTCTGGCCTTGGCGCCAGCAGCTTCCCGCATCTCCATTACCGGAGGAACCCACGTTCCCTGGAGCCCTCCGTTTCCCTATATCGAGCAAGTTCTACTGCCTGTCCTCGAAGGCATGGGGCTTCGAGCATCGCTCACGCTGCAGCGATGGGGTTTCTACCCGAAAGGCGGGGGCTTGGTCGAGGGAAGGGTCCAGCCGTCGAGCCTGCATCCCCTGATCCTAAGCCGGCGAGGGCGACTCGTAGAGATCGTGGGCCTCTCTGCAGTGGCAGGGGTCCCTGTGACCGTTGCCGAGCGACAGCGGGACCGCGCCCTCTCGCGCCTTAGGCCGCTCGAGACGCCCTGTCGGATCGAGATCTGCCAGGTGGAAGCGCGAAATCCAGGGACGATCCTTTTTCTGCTGGTGGAGTGTGAGGGGGTGCGGGCCGGATTTAGCAGCCTCGGGGAAAGGGGAAAGCCGGCAGAGCGCGTGGCGGATGAGGCCTGCGACCGGGTTATCGCCTACCTCGAGGGAGTAGGGGTGGCTGATCCGTACCTGGCCGATCAGCTTCTGCTCCCGATGGCCATTGCCTCTGGTTCCTCCTCGCTCGCTACATCGGCAGTGACGGAGCATCTCCTCACTAACCGTTGGGTGATAGAGCAATTTCTCCCGGGTCGCGTGAGGGTCGATGGGGGGCTCGGGGAGCCAGGCGTCGTGACGGCGGGATGA
- the plsY gene encoding glycerol-3-phosphate 1-O-acyltransferase PlsY — MPGLQDLSLVFIAYLIGSIPFGLLISRAVGRMDIRQHGSGNIGTANVLRIMGKRAAALTLVGDLLKGFLPVLAALLLGGSEFLVAGVGMAAVLGHNWSIYLRFTGGKGVATSFGVLVAMTPLPALFGLLVWIAILLVFRYTSLAAMTASVCIPAVIFLSTGFGPYFVFSLVAALLIFIRHQDNIKRIFAGTEHRVGQRGP; from the coding sequence ATGCCCGGGCTTCAGGACCTGAGCCTCGTCTTTATCGCCTACCTGATCGGATCTATCCCCTTTGGTCTACTCATCTCCCGGGCCGTGGGGCGCATGGACATTCGGCAGCACGGAAGCGGCAATATCGGAACTGCCAATGTCTTACGGATCATGGGGAAGAGGGCCGCAGCCCTCACCCTAGTCGGCGATCTACTCAAGGGATTTCTCCCTGTCCTGGCGGCCCTCCTCTTGGGGGGGTCAGAATTTTTGGTGGCCGGTGTCGGCATGGCGGCGGTGCTCGGTCATAACTGGTCGATCTATCTCCGATTCACCGGGGGAAAGGGCGTGGCTACCTCCTTCGGAGTTCTCGTCGCCATGACCCCGCTCCCCGCACTCTTCGGACTCCTGGTCTGGATTGCCATCCTCCTGGTCTTTCGCTACACGTCGCTGGCTGCCATGACCGCCAGCGTCTGTATTCCCGCCGTCATCTTTCTCTCCACCGGGTTCGGTCCGTATTTCGTTTTCTCACTCGTGGCTGCTCTCCTCATCTTTATCCGCCATCAGGACAACATCAAACGCATCTTTGCCGGGACGGAGCATCGGGTGGGCCAGCGAGGGCCCTAG
- a CDS encoding aspartate aminotransferase family protein, translated as MTHESSRIDTLYLNAHATSYKLFERARQLIPGGITHDIRHFAPFPVYIERAKGTRKWAVDGQELIDYWMGHGALFLGHLHPEVVRAVKTQLDKGTHLGGCHPLEIRWAELVQEMVPSAGRVRFTGSGTESTQLALRLARAYSGKSKILKFEGHFHGWHDYATVGVRPPYRTPVSRGVPEEALAQVLLCPPNDIDALEEALKEEVGTVILEPAGGTSGTIPTDPTFLKDLREVTRNSGVVLIFDEVISGFRFAPGGAQEYYGVTPDLTSLAKILAGGMPGGAVAGRAEIMDLLAFRGESEWDRHQRVAHAGTFNANPLTAAAGIATLERIKDGESQRRVNRVGDILREGMKEAVAKTGADILVYGEGSVFNYFIGPARLGLSAADLSARTDPQVLQSHNMKLHHKLRAAMILNGVDIPPIHGWISAVHNEEDIALTVEAFEKAVQMLQAEGLA; from the coding sequence GTGACGCACGAGTCTTCCAGAATTGACACCCTGTATCTGAACGCGCATGCCACCTCCTACAAGCTCTTTGAGCGGGCGCGGCAGCTCATCCCCGGCGGCATCACCCATGACATCCGGCACTTCGCTCCCTTCCCCGTGTACATTGAGCGGGCCAAGGGGACCCGGAAATGGGCGGTGGATGGACAGGAACTGATTGACTACTGGATGGGGCACGGGGCACTCTTCCTCGGTCATCTACATCCCGAGGTGGTGCGCGCCGTAAAAACCCAGTTGGACAAGGGAACCCATCTGGGGGGTTGCCATCCGTTGGAAATTCGCTGGGCCGAGCTGGTCCAGGAAATGGTTCCCTCTGCCGGGCGGGTCCGGTTCACCGGTTCGGGGACCGAGTCCACCCAGCTTGCCCTTCGACTCGCCCGAGCATATTCCGGGAAGAGTAAGATCTTGAAGTTCGAGGGACACTTCCACGGCTGGCACGACTATGCCACGGTCGGAGTGAGACCTCCATACAGGACGCCGGTGTCTCGTGGGGTTCCTGAAGAGGCATTGGCTCAGGTGCTCCTCTGTCCCCCCAACGACATCGACGCGTTGGAAGAGGCTTTGAAGGAAGAAGTCGGGACGGTCATCCTCGAGCCCGCGGGAGGAACCTCGGGAACCATTCCCACCGATCCGACGTTTCTCAAGGACCTCAGGGAGGTTACGAGAAACAGTGGAGTGGTTCTGATCTTTGACGAGGTGATCTCCGGTTTTCGCTTTGCACCGGGTGGCGCCCAGGAGTACTACGGCGTGACGCCCGACCTCACGTCGCTGGCGAAGATCCTGGCGGGAGGAATGCCAGGAGGGGCGGTGGCCGGCCGGGCAGAGATCATGGATCTTCTTGCCTTTCGGGGTGAGAGCGAATGGGACCGTCACCAGCGAGTCGCCCATGCAGGGACCTTTAATGCGAATCCGTTGACGGCGGCGGCGGGTATCGCCACCCTTGAGCGGATCAAAGATGGGGAGTCCCAGCGGCGGGTCAACCGGGTGGGTGATATCTTGCGCGAAGGCATGAAGGAGGCGGTCGCGAAGACGGGTGCCGATATCCTGGTCTACGGAGAAGGGTCAGTCTTTAACTATTTCATTGGTCCCGCGCGGCTTGGCCTTAGCGCTGCCGATCTTTCGGCCCGTACAGATCCTCAGGTCCTCCAATCCCACAATATGAAACTCCACCACAAGCTGCGTGCGGCGATGATCCTTAACGGGGTGGACATTCCCCCCATCCACGGGTGGATCTCGGCTGTCCATAACGAAGAGGACATTGCCCTCACCGTTGAAGCCTTCGAAAAAGCGGTTCAGATGCTTCAGGCAGAGGGGCTCGCGTAA
- a CDS encoding NAD-dependent epimerase/dehydratase family protein, whose protein sequence is MVVFLTGATGFIGGAILDRMLREGQRVLTLIRREEAARGVSAKGAHPVLGDLLSPGTYRDALRGCDLLIHAAGFNAFCLADVRPLYEINVEGTRALLQAAGEVGVKRIVYTSSAVTIGEPPGQVAQEATPHRGYFLSHYEQAKYEAEQVALALASQGLPVVVLNPSSVQGPGRLHGTARVFLDYLNGRLPFVCGNWFSFLYIDDCVEAHLKAAERGREGERYLLNGASVTTGELLQTMEKVTGFRRRPWQVGRGVALALGTGMEWCGRLSGHRPRFCRELARTILHGGRYDNSKAERELEISFTPLHEMVTRTVAWYAQAGHVKHPLPGLASERI, encoded by the coding sequence ATGGTTGTCTTTCTTACGGGTGCCACGGGCTTTATCGGGGGTGCGATCCTCGATCGCATGCTCAGGGAAGGGCAGCGGGTGCTGACCCTGATCCGGCGGGAGGAGGCGGCCCGTGGTGTCTCGGCCAAAGGAGCCCATCCAGTCCTCGGAGATCTGCTAAGTCCTGGCACCTATCGGGATGCCCTGCGGGGTTGTGATCTTCTGATTCACGCCGCCGGGTTCAATGCTTTCTGCTTGGCTGATGTTCGACCCCTGTATGAGATAAACGTTGAGGGAACCCGAGCCCTCTTGCAGGCAGCGGGCGAGGTGGGTGTAAAGAGAATCGTCTACACCAGTTCAGCCGTGACAATCGGCGAACCGCCCGGCCAGGTCGCGCAGGAGGCGACCCCACATCGGGGCTACTTTCTCTCCCACTACGAACAGGCGAAATACGAGGCCGAGCAGGTCGCCTTGGCCCTCGCGAGTCAGGGCCTTCCCGTGGTGGTTCTTAACCCCTCGTCGGTCCAAGGGCCAGGCCGCCTGCACGGAACCGCCCGTGTTTTTCTGGATTATTTAAACGGACGGTTACCCTTTGTCTGTGGAAACTGGTTCAGCTTTCTCTATATTGATGACTGCGTTGAAGCCCATCTGAAGGCCGCAGAGCGAGGAAGGGAAGGGGAACGGTACCTGCTGAACGGCGCATCGGTGACCACGGGTGAACTTTTGCAGACTATGGAGAAGGTAACCGGGTTTCGCAGGCGCCCCTGGCAAGTGGGCCGCGGGGTGGCTCTTGCCCTTGGTACCGGCATGGAATGGTGTGGTCGACTGAGCGGGCACCGGCCAAGGTTCTGCCGGGAGCTGGCCCGAACCATCCTCCACGGAGGAAGGTATGACAATTCCAAGGCGGAACGGGAGCTCGAAATCTCATTTACCCCGTTGCACGAGATGGTGACCCGGACCGTCGCCTGGTATGCGCAGGCGGGACATGTGAAACACCCGCTGCCAGGTCTCGCTTCAGAGAGGATATAA
- a CDS encoding Gfo/Idh/MocA family oxidoreductase, translating into MTGKRIRFGLIGLGRHGSRYARHLLDDLPEAELVAVCRQDTRAGQEFAEAKDIAFYADYRDLLSDERLDAVAVVVPPDLNAEICAAAVRRGLSFVVEKPLAHTLTDAQRILKEAQGGNVKGLVAQTLRFDSVVQTLKSHLPVLGALHSILIEQHFEPSPLAWLDEAERGGIILHTGVHGFDLLRFLTGAEVVQVYCKSYARFTRKTEDGFSAILEMKPGPLQAVVTNLRTTLGRIGRIEVIGEYGILAGDHIHHSLHRIQGRETHPLPLPPPVPTVLACLKSFVTWLTDNIPPPVSLGDGLRALAAVDACRRSAATGVSVATDERSP; encoded by the coding sequence ATGACGGGGAAGCGGATCCGATTCGGATTGATCGGGCTCGGCCGGCATGGGTCGCGGTACGCCCGTCATTTGCTCGATGATCTCCCTGAGGCAGAGCTTGTTGCTGTCTGCCGACAGGATACGCGGGCGGGGCAGGAGTTTGCCGAGGCGAAAGACATAGCCTTCTATGCCGACTATCGCGACCTGCTCTCGGATGAGCGACTGGATGCGGTGGCCGTTGTGGTCCCCCCCGATCTCAACGCGGAGATCTGCGCGGCGGCGGTGCGTCGAGGGCTCTCTTTTGTGGTGGAAAAGCCGTTGGCCCACACCCTGACTGACGCGCAGAGGATTCTGAAGGAAGCACAGGGGGGAAACGTCAAGGGATTGGTGGCCCAGACGTTGCGGTTCGATAGTGTGGTTCAGACTCTCAAGAGTCATCTGCCTGTGCTGGGAGCTCTTCATTCCATTCTCATTGAGCAACACTTTGAGCCCTCGCCCCTGGCATGGCTGGACGAAGCGGAGCGGGGTGGCATCATCCTGCACACCGGCGTTCACGGCTTTGATCTCCTCCGCTTTTTGACTGGTGCCGAGGTAGTTCAGGTGTACTGTAAGTCCTATGCCCGCTTTACGCGGAAAACGGAGGACGGGTTCAGCGCCATTCTCGAGATGAAACCTGGGCCACTGCAGGCCGTCGTCACCAATCTCCGGACCACCTTAGGAAGGATCGGCCGGATCGAGGTGATCGGAGAATACGGGATCTTGGCCGGGGACCACATCCACCACTCTCTCCATCGCATTCAGGGGCGGGAGACACATCCGCTGCCGCTCCCTCCGCCCGTCCCGACAGTCCTCGCGTGTCTGAAAAGCTTTGTCACATGGTTGACGGATAACATCCCACCTCCGGTGTCGCTTGGCGACGGGCTCAGGGCACTGGCGGCCGTTGATGCATGCCGCCGGTCCGCAGCCACCGGAGTTTCCGTTGCGACCGACGAACGATCACCGTGA
- a CDS encoding D-glycerate dehydrogenase, translating into MKPKVLVTRILPQVALDYVAQHCDAELNRRDIRYTKKQLIQRLQGKVGMICLLTDTIDAEVLGSNPDLKVVSNVAVGYDNIDVHAATKYGVLVTNTPGVLTESTADFTWTLLMATARRLVEADRFVRTGKWKEWMLMGFLGRDLYRKTLGICGLGRIGTAVARRAQGFNMRILYTQRHRDEAKESALRATYVDKMTILRESDFVILLLPLTPETRYYIRAKDLQMMKETAILVNAARGPIVDEKALVNALKAGKIAGAGLDVFEREPKVERGLLRLRNVVLAPHIASASMETRTTMACMAAENCAAGVSGRRPPNPVNPEVLNG; encoded by the coding sequence GTGAAACCGAAAGTATTGGTCACGCGCATACTTCCCCAAGTGGCCTTGGATTACGTAGCGCAACATTGTGATGCCGAGCTGAACCGGCGTGACATTCGCTATACTAAAAAGCAGCTCATCCAGCGCTTACAGGGCAAGGTGGGCATGATCTGCCTCCTTACGGACACCATCGACGCCGAGGTCCTCGGCAGCAACCCCGACCTCAAGGTCGTCAGCAACGTCGCCGTCGGGTACGACAACATCGACGTGCACGCGGCGACCAAATATGGGGTGTTAGTTACCAACACCCCGGGAGTCCTTACCGAGTCCACCGCCGACTTCACCTGGACCCTCCTGATGGCTACCGCCCGCCGTCTGGTGGAAGCGGACCGGTTTGTTCGGACCGGAAAATGGAAAGAGTGGATGCTCATGGGATTTCTGGGACGCGACCTGTATAGAAAGACATTGGGAATCTGTGGGTTGGGACGGATCGGTACAGCCGTGGCGCGGCGAGCTCAAGGCTTTAACATGCGGATCCTGTACACCCAGCGCCACCGGGATGAGGCAAAGGAATCAGCGCTCAGGGCCACGTACGTGGACAAAATGACCATTCTCAGGGAATCAGACTTCGTGATCCTCCTGCTCCCCCTGACCCCCGAGACCCGTTACTATATCAGAGCAAAAGACCTTCAGATGATGAAGGAGACCGCAATCCTCGTTAACGCAGCCCGGGGACCCATTGTGGATGAGAAGGCGCTCGTGAACGCGCTCAAGGCCGGGAAGATTGCCGGCGCCGGGCTTGACGTCTTTGAGCGGGAACCTAAGGTCGAGCGGGGACTCCTGCGCCTCCGGAACGTGGTCTTGGCCCCGCACATCGCAAGTGCCTCAATGGAGACCCGGACAACAATGGCCTGCATGGCCGCGGAAAATTGTGCGGCCGGTGTCTCCGGTCGGCGGCCGCCCAATCCGGTCAACCCTGAAGTGCTTAATGGATAG
- a CDS encoding thioesterase family protein: protein MALQVGATYTIERRVDQEHSADTHGNPGVDVFTTPILCEWTEEAAVLAVQDQLDPGMITLGVRIDLKHLVATPVGMTVKVTATLKEIDERKLVFAIEAFDEKEKISECTHERFIVNKSRFLQKVAEKAKG from the coding sequence ATGGCACTGCAGGTGGGGGCGACCTACACCATCGAGCGGCGTGTTGATCAAGAACATTCCGCCGACACGCATGGGAACCCAGGGGTCGATGTCTTCACCACCCCCATCCTCTGCGAGTGGACCGAGGAAGCAGCGGTACTCGCGGTGCAGGATCAGCTGGACCCCGGGATGATCACTCTCGGGGTACGGATTGATCTGAAACATCTCGTCGCCACTCCCGTCGGCATGACGGTCAAGGTGACGGCCACTTTGAAGGAGATCGACGAGCGGAAGCTCGTCTTCGCCATTGAGGCTTTCGACGAGAAAGAGAAGATCAGCGAGTGCACCCACGAACGTTTCATCGTTAATAAGAGCCGCTTCCTGCAAAAGGTCGCCGAAAAGGCAAAAGGATAG
- a CDS encoding NUDIX hydrolase yields MRLREEILERRVVYAGSYLTAHQVLVRLPDGNTTTRDIVQPPDAVAVVPLDGVGNIYLVRQYRPAIGRILYELPAGIIDHGESPLRTARRECEEEIGMRPKRLKKLCTAYHATGFSTGCVHIYVATGLTPVRRKSSGAQEFVEPVRLSFARAFRMALANRIVDAQSFIGLLWAKRLLKLGDL; encoded by the coding sequence ATGAGACTCCGAGAAGAAATCCTCGAACGACGAGTCGTGTATGCGGGAAGCTATCTGACGGCACATCAGGTTCTGGTCCGGCTGCCCGACGGCAACACGACCACACGCGATATCGTCCAACCGCCGGATGCCGTGGCGGTGGTCCCCCTCGATGGCGTTGGCAACATCTATCTCGTGCGCCAGTACCGACCCGCTATCGGCCGGATCCTCTACGAGCTCCCGGCCGGTATTATCGACCATGGCGAGTCCCCTCTTAGGACAGCCCGGCGCGAGTGCGAAGAGGAGATCGGCATGCGCCCCAAGCGCCTCAAGAAGCTCTGTACAGCCTACCACGCCACTGGCTTCTCCACGGGATGTGTCCATATCTACGTGGCCACGGGGCTTACTCCGGTTAGGCGCAAGTCGTCTGGTGCACAGGAATTCGTCGAGCCGGTCCGCCTCTCGTTCGCGCGGGCCTTTCGGATGGCCCTGGCGAACCGGATCGTAGACGCTCAAAGCTTCATCGGCCTCTTGTGGGCCAAGCGCCTCCTCAAGCTGGGTGACCTCTGA